TTCCATCACCTTGCCGAGATAGAGCACCATCACGCGGTGGCTGATATGGCGCACGACCGCGAGATTGTGCGAGATGAACAGGAGCGATAGACCGAGATCGCGCTGGATCTGCATCAGCAGATTGATGATCTGCGCCTGGATCGAGACGTCGAGGGCCGAGACCGGCTCGTCGCAGACGATGAGCTTGGGCTTCAAAATGATGGCGCGGGCGATGCCGATGCGCTGGCACTGGCCGCCGGAAAATTCATGCGGGAAACGATTGGCCATGGCGGGAGCGAGGCCCACCTGCAGCATGGTTTCCAGCACACGTTCGCGTACCTGCTTGCGGCTCAGCTCCGGATGGAAGATGCCCAGGGGCTTGCCGATGATGGTCTCGACCGACATGCGCGGGTCGAGCGAGGCCAGCGGATCCTGGAAGATGATCTGCATGTGGCGCCGCGCCTCGCGCAAGGGTCCGGCGCCAAGCCCCAGCAGATCCTGCCCCATCCACAGCACATGGCCGTCCGTGGGCTCGATGAGGCGCAGGATGGCGCGGCCGAGCGTGGTCTTGCCGCAACCGGATTCACCGACGATGCCCAGCGTCTCGCCGGCCCTGAGGTCGAGGGAGACACCGTCGACCGCGCGCACCGGCGCACCTTGCCCGCCGAAGAGATGCGCCGCGCGCATCGGAAAATGGACCTTGAGGTCGTCAACCTTGAGCAGGGTCTCGCTCATGACCGCACCGCGCGCATATGGCAGGCGAGGCGGTGGCCGCTGGGTCCGGTCACGAGGGGCGGCATCTCCACCGCACAGATGTCAGCCTTC
This genomic interval from Rhodospirillaceae bacterium contains the following:
- a CDS encoding ATP-binding cassette domain-containing protein, yielding MSETLLKVDDLKVHFPMRAAHLFGGQGAPVRAVDGVSLDLRAGETLGIVGESGCGKTTLGRAILRLIEPTDGHVLWMGQDLLGLGAGPLREARRHMQIIFQDPLASLDPRMSVETIIGKPLGIFHPELSRKQVRERVLETMLQVGLAPAMANRFPHEFSGGQCQRIGIARAIILKPKLIVCDEPVSALDVSIQAQIINLLMQIQRDLGLSLLFISHNLAVVRHISHRVMVLYLGKVMEIADRDDLYARPLHPYTEALISAVPIADPRTERGRERLLLEGDLPSPINPPPGCRFKSRCPRATEICGQVEPPLVSYGKNHLAACHHIKLQD